A single genomic interval of Adhaeribacter pallidiroseus harbors:
- a CDS encoding serine hydroxymethyltransferase, with the protein MQKDTAIFNLIQQEKQRQMHGLELIASENFVSEQVMQAMGSELTNKYAEGLPGKRYYGGCEVVDQAEQLAIDRAKELFNAAWVNVQPHSGAQANAAVMLGVINPGDKILGFDLSHGGHLTHGSPVNFSGKLYQPLFYGVEQETGLIDWDKVYDIAVKEKPKLIICGASAYSRDWNYERLREAADAVGALLMADISHPAGLIARGLLNDPFEFCHIVTTTTHKTLRGPRGGMIMMPQDFENPWGLKTPKGELRLMSSVLDAAVFPGTQGGPLEHVIASKAVSFFEALSDDYLNYIIQVQKNAKALAKALTDRGYQIISGGTDNHLMLIDLRSKGLSGKLAENTLIKADITINKNMVPFDDKSPFVTSGMRIGSAAVTTRGLKEADMERVVSLIDEVLMNHDNDTKIAAVKQEINAWMQHVPLFNF; encoded by the coding sequence ATGCAGAAAGATACCGCCATATTTAATTTAATCCAGCAGGAAAAACAACGCCAGATGCACGGTTTAGAATTAATTGCTTCCGAAAATTTTGTATCGGAGCAGGTAATGCAGGCTATGGGCAGCGAATTAACCAATAAATACGCGGAAGGCTTACCTGGCAAACGGTATTATGGCGGCTGCGAAGTGGTGGACCAGGCCGAGCAATTAGCTATTGACCGGGCCAAAGAATTATTTAATGCCGCTTGGGTAAACGTGCAACCGCACTCCGGAGCGCAGGCCAATGCCGCCGTAATGCTGGGCGTTATTAACCCCGGCGATAAAATTTTAGGTTTCGACTTATCGCACGGCGGTCACTTAACGCACGGCTCGCCGGTTAACTTTTCGGGTAAACTGTACCAGCCTTTATTTTACGGCGTGGAGCAAGAAACAGGCCTGATTGACTGGGACAAAGTGTACGACATTGCCGTAAAAGAAAAACCAAAATTAATTATTTGCGGCGCTTCGGCTTACTCCCGCGATTGGAATTACGAGCGCTTGCGCGAAGCGGCCGATGCCGTAGGCGCTTTGTTAATGGCCGATATTTCGCACCCGGCGGGTTTAATTGCCCGCGGGTTACTCAACGACCCGTTTGAGTTTTGCCATATTGTAACTACTACTACGCACAAGACTTTACGCGGTCCGCGGGGTGGTATGATTATGATGCCGCAGGATTTTGAAAATCCCTGGGGTTTAAAAACACCCAAAGGCGAATTGCGCCTGATGTCGTCGGTGTTGGATGCGGCGGTTTTCCCGGGAACCCAAGGGGGCCCGCTGGAGCACGTCATTGCTTCTAAAGCCGTATCGTTCTTCGAAGCTTTATCCGACGATTATTTAAATTACATTATTCAGGTGCAGAAAAATGCGAAAGCCTTAGCAAAAGCGTTAACGGATCGGGGTTACCAGATTATTTCGGGCGGCACCGACAACCACTTAATGTTAATTGACTTGCGCTCGAAAGGCTTATCGGGTAAACTGGCCGAAAACACCTTAATTAAAGCCGATATTACCATTAATAAAAACATGGTGCCTTTCGATGATAAATCACCGTTTGTTACCTCGGGTATGCGCATTGGTTCGGCGGCCGTAACTACCCGGGGTTTAAAAGAAGCCGACATGGAACGGGTGGTTTCTTTGATTGACGAGGTTTTAATGAACCACGATAATGATACTAAAATTGCAGCCGTAAAACAGGAAATTAACGCCTGGATGCAGCACGTTCCTTTATTTAATTTTTAA
- the tatC gene encoding twin-arginine translocase subunit TatC, whose protein sequence is MEEEVVVSSGEHEMSFIDHLEELRWHLIRSVASILVFATGAFLSKDFIFHDLILGPSRADFFTYRKLCELGAYLGRPEVCIDKISFTLQSREMSSQFTTHMTVSAIIGLVLAFPYTFWEIWRFIKPGLYEREQKNSRGAVFFVSLLFFTGTLFGYFIAAPLSINFLASYQVDPSILNEFDLASYISTLTTMTFSCALMFELPMIVFFLAKAGLVSPEIMKLYRRHAIVVILIIAAVISPPDVMSMMLIAIPLLLLYEVSIYIAKAVRKKDIDRLNDELTS, encoded by the coding sequence GTGGAAGAAGAAGTTGTAGTAAGTAGTGGTGAACACGAAATGTCGTTTATCGACCATCTGGAAGAATTAAGATGGCATTTAATCCGTTCGGTAGCATCTATTTTGGTTTTTGCCACGGGAGCATTTCTATCGAAAGATTTTATTTTTCATGATTTAATTCTGGGGCCTTCCCGCGCTGATTTTTTTACTTACCGTAAGTTATGTGAACTGGGCGCTTATTTGGGCCGGCCGGAGGTATGCATCGATAAAATTTCGTTTACGCTGCAAAGCCGCGAAATGAGTAGCCAGTTTACCACCCACATGACGGTTTCGGCCATTATTGGTTTAGTATTGGCTTTCCCCTATACTTTCTGGGAGATCTGGCGGTTTATTAAACCGGGTTTGTACGAACGCGAACAAAAAAATTCACGCGGGGCGGTATTTTTCGTATCGCTATTATTCTTTACCGGTACGTTGTTCGGTTATTTTATTGCGGCACCGCTATCCATTAACTTTCTGGCTTCTTACCAGGTAGATCCCAGCATTCTGAACGAGTTCGATTTGGCTTCTTATATTTCTACCCTCACCACCATGACCTTTTCGTGCGCGCTCATGTTTGAGTTGCCCATGATTGTGTTTTTCCTGGCAAAAGCAGGTTTGGTGTCGCCGGAAATTATGAAGTTGTACCGCCGGCACGCCATTGTGGTAATTTTAATTATTGCCGCGGTTATTTCGCCACCCGATGTAATGAGTATGATGCTGATTGCGATACCACTGCTTTTACTTTACGAAGTAAGTATTTACATCGCCAAAGCGGTGCGCAAAAAAGACATCGACCGGTTAAACGATGAACTGACCAGTTAA
- the rpiB gene encoding ribose 5-phosphate isomerase B — protein sequence MALTIAVGGDHAGYAYKQNIINLLQQLGHTVQDFGPNSSASVDYPDHVHPLAKAITNKEADFGILICGSGNGVAITANKHPQVRAALCWLPELAQLARSHNNANVLCIPARFISEETAHEMVQEFLITLFEGGRHQTRVSKMTC from the coding sequence ATGGCTTTAACAATTGCTGTTGGCGGCGATCATGCCGGGTATGCGTACAAGCAAAACATAATAAACTTGTTACAGCAACTAGGGCATACGGTGCAGGATTTTGGTCCTAATTCCAGTGCCTCCGTTGATTACCCCGATCATGTGCATCCCTTAGCCAAGGCCATTACAAACAAAGAAGCTGATTTTGGCATATTAATTTGCGGCAGCGGGAATGGTGTAGCCATAACGGCCAATAAGCACCCGCAGGTGCGGGCTGCCTTGTGCTGGTTACCCGAGCTCGCCCAATTGGCGCGGAGCCACAACAATGCGAATGTACTTTGTATACCGGCCCGGTTTATTTCGGAAGAAACGGCTCACGAAATGGTACAGGAATTTCTGATTACTCTGTTTGAAGGTGGTCGCCATCAAACCCGCGTTTCCAAAATGACCTGTTAA
- the rbfA gene encoding 30S ribosome-binding factor RbfA, whose protein sequence is MESKRQQKFAKLIQKELAEVFQRECSHLFPGAYVSVSVVRVSPDLGVAKVYLSLLMGTNAKELLQEIKINTKTIRHLLAQRIKKQVRVIPELIFFLDDTAEYAARMEQLFSGLDIPPADKEESSETNDEDK, encoded by the coding sequence ATGGAAAGTAAAAGACAACAAAAGTTCGCCAAACTAATTCAGAAGGAGTTAGCGGAAGTGTTTCAGCGGGAATGCTCCCACTTATTTCCGGGAGCCTACGTGTCGGTGAGTGTGGTGCGGGTTTCGCCGGATTTAGGCGTAGCTAAGGTGTACCTGAGCCTGCTGATGGGAACGAACGCCAAAGAATTGCTGCAGGAAATAAAAATAAATACCAAAACCATCCGGCATTTACTCGCGCAGCGCATAAAAAAACAAGTACGGGTTATTCCGGAGTTAATCTTTTTCCTGGATGATACCGCCGAATACGCGGCCCGGATGGAACAGTTATTTTCGGGCTTAGACATACCGCCGGCCGATAAAGAAGAATCCTCCGAAACCAACGACGAGGATAAATAA
- a CDS encoding class I SAM-dependent methyltransferase, translated as MQYDPIKRILGAAFNKTPFLRRLFYNLLDLLLLRTWHVHKELRAWAGNKRNQPIHILDAGSGYGQYTYYLSGMSTKWRILAVDVKEEQIADSNRFFAQIGRPHVRFAVADLVTFQQPETYDLALSVDVMEHILEDVEVFKNIHASLKKGGMLLISTPSDQGGSDVHDNDESSFIEEHVRDGYNINEIADKLKIAGFDKVQARYSYGQPGQISWRLSMKYPILMLGKSKAFFVILPFYYLVTFPFCLILNWLDANNNHSTGTGLIVKAWK; from the coding sequence ATGCAATACGACCCCATAAAACGCATCTTGGGCGCAGCGTTTAATAAAACTCCTTTTCTCCGCCGCCTTTTTTATAATCTGCTCGATTTACTGTTGCTGCGAACCTGGCACGTGCACAAAGAATTACGCGCCTGGGCCGGTAATAAGCGCAATCAACCCATTCATATTCTGGATGCCGGTTCCGGTTACGGCCAGTACACCTATTACCTGTCGGGCATGAGCACCAAATGGCGCATTTTGGCGGTAGACGTAAAAGAAGAACAAATTGCCGATAGTAACCGCTTTTTCGCCCAAATAGGCCGGCCGCACGTGCGCTTTGCCGTGGCCGATCTGGTTACTTTTCAACAACCCGAGACGTACGATCTGGCTTTATCGGTAGATGTAATGGAGCATATTCTGGAAGATGTGGAAGTTTTTAAAAATATTCATGCTTCTTTAAAAAAAGGCGGGATGTTATTGATTTCTACCCCTTCGGACCAGGGCGGCTCCGACGTACACGACAACGACGAAAGCTCGTTTATTGAAGAACACGTACGCGATGGCTACAACATCAACGAAATTGCGGATAAATTAAAAATTGCCGGCTTCGATAAAGTGCAGGCGCGGTACTCCTACGGCCAACCTGGGCAAATATCGTGGCGCTTATCCATGAAGTACCCCATCCTGATGCTGGGCAAATCCAAAGCTTTTTTCGTGATACTGCCTTTTTATTACCTGGTAACTTTTCCGTTCTGTCTTATTCTAAACTGGCTCGATGCCAATAACAATCATAGCACGGGCACCGGACTCATTGTAAAAGCCTGGAAGTAA
- a CDS encoding ABC transporter permease, translating to MNVPFLIAKRYFISKKKRNIINIISIISMVGVAVGTAALIIVLSVFNGLEDLIRSIYGSFDPDLKVTSVQGKGFELDEKLLERVRKTPGVLIVTEVIEDNALLRYEDRQMVVKMKGVSPNFFAQNKIDSAVIEGTYQLNRAGNNYALIGRGVQYQLSIRATNAIVPMFLLYPKAKASLSLDPENTFREKPIMVGGVFVIERQYDDSYIFVPLEFARDLLAYGTKRTSLEIRVESRRKINEVEQRLQQVLGPNFDIKNSDEQHLSLLRAVKVEKLFVFITFAFILLIASLNIFFSLSMLVIDKKKDIAILASIGATPQVIRNIFLAEGAIVAFVGAFIGLAAGLLICWIQQTFGLVSMNMATALVEAYPVKMQIQDFILTGVAIFIITLLVSIRPARTAAATDVRDNI from the coding sequence ATGAACGTTCCTTTTCTCATTGCTAAACGCTACTTTATTTCCAAGAAGAAAAGAAACATCATTAATATTATTTCTATTATCTCCATGGTAGGCGTAGCCGTAGGTACGGCTGCTTTAATTATTGTGCTATCGGTATTTAACGGCCTCGAAGATTTAATCCGGAGCATCTACGGCAGTTTCGACCCGGATTTAAAAGTTACTTCGGTGCAAGGTAAAGGCTTTGAACTGGACGAAAAACTACTCGAGAGAGTTCGGAAAACGCCGGGTGTTTTAATCGTTACCGAAGTAATTGAAGACAACGCCTTGTTGCGTTACGAAGACCGCCAGATGGTGGTAAAAATGAAAGGGGTAAGCCCCAACTTTTTTGCCCAGAATAAAATAGATTCGGCGGTTATCGAAGGCACTTATCAATTGAACCGCGCGGGTAATAATTACGCTTTAATCGGGCGGGGAGTGCAATACCAGTTATCTATCCGGGCTACCAACGCCATTGTACCCATGTTTCTGCTGTACCCCAAAGCCAAAGCTTCTTTGTCGCTGGATCCGGAAAACACCTTTCGCGAAAAGCCGATTATGGTAGGTGGGGTGTTTGTAATTGAGCGGCAGTACGACGATAGTTATATTTTTGTGCCTCTGGAGTTTGCCCGCGACTTGCTGGCTTACGGTACCAAACGAACTTCCCTGGAAATACGCGTAGAAAGTCGCCGGAAGATTAACGAAGTAGAGCAACGGTTACAACAAGTACTCGGCCCCAATTTCGACATTAAGAACAGCGACGAACAACATTTGAGTTTGCTGCGGGCCGTGAAAGTAGAAAAACTATTTGTATTTATCACCTTTGCCTTTATTTTGCTCATTGCCTCGCTTAATATCTTTTTCTCCTTATCCATGTTAGTTATTGATAAGAAAAAAGATATTGCCATTCTGGCGTCAATAGGTGCCACCCCACAGGTCATCCGGAACATATTTCTGGCCGAAGGGGCAATTGTGGCTTTTGTGGGCGCTTTTATTGGCTTAGCTGCTGGCTTATTAATCTGCTGGATTCAGCAAACGTTTGGGCTGGTTTCCATGAACATGGCTACGGCTTTAGTAGAAGCCTATCCGGTAAAAATGCAGATTCAGGACTTTATCTTAACCGGGGTTGCTATCTTTATTATTACGCTGTTGGTTTCTATCAGGCCGGCCCGTACCGCTGCCGCTACGGATGTACGCGATAATATTTAA
- a CDS encoding carboxypeptidase-like regulatory domain-containing protein: protein MRGKPGYLLLSMSHLMLWALLVSCTLVKDKGYNLKTGGVFIMSSGDFSIKKVTLTGEKTYFSDDSIYFKNVVPGKYELEIQFISTDNSSRQKPVLWRTSVVKNIIVSADSVTFGSIQLHCEYNSATQFLGEQVPRLLLDTTGKIAGSIAPFDESFREAHLSERYPNVKVTLFGRMGSKVYEQITLADSSGKFIFDHVKPGIYTLIAEAGFQSFSNPRIINIIVLPTKTALVKIDASLNTYSSIRPDVYIPCGFDFIHWQKNYR, encoded by the coding sequence ATGCGGGGAAAACCTGGTTATCTCTTGTTATCCATGTCCCACTTAATGTTATGGGCACTTCTAGTTTCATGCACCCTAGTTAAAGACAAAGGATATAATCTGAAAACCGGTGGCGTTTTTATAATGAGTTCTGGGGATTTTAGCATAAAAAAAGTAACACTTACAGGAGAAAAGACTTATTTCTCTGATGATTCTATTTATTTTAAAAATGTAGTGCCTGGCAAGTACGAGTTAGAGATTCAATTTATTAGCACCGATAATAGCAGCCGCCAAAAGCCGGTTTTATGGCGCACAAGTGTAGTAAAAAATATTATTGTCTCTGCTGATTCAGTTACCTTTGGAAGTATTCAATTACATTGTGAGTACAATTCAGCAACGCAATTCCTTGGCGAGCAAGTACCTCGCCTTTTACTAGATACGACTGGCAAGATAGCAGGAAGTATAGCGCCTTTTGATGAAAGTTTTCGGGAAGCTCATCTGTCAGAAAGATATCCAAACGTGAAGGTTACGCTATTTGGCAGAATGGGAAGTAAAGTTTATGAACAAATAACTTTGGCGGACTCTTCTGGTAAATTCATTTTTGACCATGTAAAGCCTGGAATATATACACTCATTGCAGAGGCAGGCTTTCAGAGTTTTAGTAACCCTAGAATTATAAATATTATTGTATTACCAACCAAAACTGCCTTAGTAAAAATCGATGCCTCGCTAAATACTTACAGTTCTATCAGACCGGACGTTTACATTCCTTGTGGTTTTGATTTTATCCACTGGCAAAAGAACTACAGATAG
- the crtD gene encoding 1-hydroxycarotenoid 3,4-desaturase CrtD: MNQAVVIGAGIGGIAASIRLAVQGYAVTVLEANATFGGKMTQFTLNGYRFDKGPSLFTMPHLVDELFTLAGRHPPDYFRYQRLDIITQYFFADGTRLTAYREPEKFAREVEQKFKIPKEKVTAYLAKSARMYEATADTFLHKSLHQLQTYLSPAVLKTIPVLPELGLTTTMHAANARQFKDKRIVQLLDRFATYNGSDPYQAPATLNLIPHLEHNIGAFYPEGGIYAIAESLVKLATELGVVFRYQEKVAEILTQSNQVAGVRTDQQAVVPAAVVVSNMDVVPTYRKLLPQLKAPEKTLQQPRSSSALIFYWGINREFPELHLHNIFFSKDYKQEFEHIFQHKTISPDPTVYVNITSKFSPEDAPKASENWFVMVNVPHNSGQNWTDLVKVTRETVLQKLSKALNTDLNAYITCEQIWDPVGIEADTSSFAGALYGSSSNNRLAAFLRHPNFSSKVKGLFFCGGSVHPGGGIPLSLLSAKIVSSLVPQPGK; the protein is encoded by the coding sequence ATGAATCAGGCAGTAGTCATTGGGGCGGGCATTGGCGGCATTGCGGCAAGCATTCGGTTGGCGGTGCAAGGTTACGCCGTAACGGTGCTGGAAGCAAACGCTACCTTCGGGGGTAAAATGACCCAATTTACCCTGAACGGCTACCGCTTCGACAAAGGACCCTCGCTGTTTACCATGCCGCATTTGGTGGATGAACTATTTACTTTAGCTGGCCGCCACCCGCCCGATTATTTCCGGTACCAGCGTTTGGATATTATCACACAGTACTTCTTTGCCGATGGTACCCGTTTAACCGCTTACCGTGAACCCGAAAAATTTGCCCGGGAAGTAGAGCAAAAATTTAAAATTCCGAAGGAAAAAGTTACGGCTTACCTGGCTAAAAGCGCCCGCATGTACGAGGCCACCGCGGATACCTTTTTGCATAAATCACTGCACCAGCTACAAACTTATCTAAGCCCTGCGGTTTTAAAAACTATTCCGGTTTTGCCCGAATTAGGTTTAACCACTACCATGCACGCAGCCAACGCCCGGCAATTTAAAGATAAACGGATAGTGCAACTCCTCGACCGCTTTGCTACTTACAACGGCTCCGATCCCTACCAGGCACCGGCCACTTTAAATTTAATTCCGCACTTAGAACACAATATCGGTGCTTTTTACCCGGAAGGCGGTATTTACGCCATTGCGGAAAGTCTGGTAAAATTAGCCACGGAACTAGGCGTCGTTTTCCGGTATCAGGAGAAAGTAGCAGAAATTCTAACGCAAAGCAACCAGGTTGCCGGTGTGCGCACTGACCAGCAAGCAGTAGTGCCCGCCGCGGTAGTGGTTAGTAATATGGATGTAGTACCTACTTACCGCAAATTACTACCGCAGTTGAAAGCACCTGAGAAAACCTTGCAACAACCGCGTTCCAGCTCGGCGCTTATTTTTTACTGGGGTATTAACCGCGAGTTTCCGGAATTGCACTTACATAATATCTTCTTCAGTAAAGATTACAAGCAGGAGTTTGAGCATATTTTTCAGCACAAAACTATCAGCCCCGACCCCACGGTTTATGTGAATATTACGTCTAAATTTTCGCCGGAAGACGCCCCGAAAGCCAGCGAGAATTGGTTTGTGATGGTAAACGTACCGCACAATAGCGGTCAGAATTGGACTGACTTAGTAAAAGTTACACGTGAAACAGTTTTGCAGAAACTAAGCAAAGCCTTAAACACCGACTTAAACGCTTACATTACCTGCGAGCAAATCTGGGACCCGGTGGGCATTGAAGCCGATACGTCTTCGTTTGCGGGGGCTTTGTACGGCAGCAGTTCCAATAACCGCTTAGCGGCTTTTCTGCGACACCCTAATTTTTCGAGTAAAGTAAAAGGATTATTTTTTTGCGGCGGTAGTGTGCATCCGGGTGGCGGTATTCCGTTGAGCTTATTATCGGCCAAAATTGTGAGCAGTTTAGTGCCCCAGCCAGGTAAATAA
- a CDS encoding carotenoid biosynthesis protein: MFAPIPRKIVVALVILLIFYAVGFYGLVYSNYQAYFLRLVSFNLLLTNFILFIFHRDVSRSFWVFALIVFLTGFFAEVIGIHTALLFGHYAYGASLGWQLFRVPVIIGLNWLMLVYTSGHLINYLLQTPWWVKSIIAATLMVALDYFIEPVAIALDFWSWRSGEIPLSNFTGWFGVALLLQVYFQKAKFLKNNTLAPFVFLLQCLFFIALYVVI, translated from the coding sequence GTGTTTGCACCCATCCCCAGAAAAATTGTTGTAGCTCTTGTTATCCTTCTTATTTTCTACGCGGTTGGTTTTTACGGTTTGGTGTACAGTAATTACCAGGCTTACTTTTTAAGGTTAGTGTCGTTTAACCTGCTGCTGACCAATTTTATTTTATTCATTTTTCACCGCGATGTTTCCCGCTCCTTTTGGGTATTTGCCTTAATCGTATTTTTAACGGGCTTTTTTGCCGAGGTAATTGGCATTCACACAGCTTTACTGTTTGGGCATTATGCTTACGGCGCTTCTTTGGGTTGGCAGCTCTTTCGGGTGCCGGTTATTATTGGCTTAAACTGGCTGATGCTGGTTTACACGTCGGGCCATTTAATTAATTATTTGCTGCAAACGCCGTGGTGGGTAAAATCCATAATAGCGGCCACTTTAATGGTAGCTTTGGATTACTTTATCGAACCCGTAGCTATTGCGCTGGATTTTTGGTCGTGGCGTTCCGGCGAAATTCCGTTATCGAATTTTACCGGATGGTTTGGCGTAGCGTTGTTGCTGCAAGTGTATTTCCAAAAAGCGAAATTTTTAAAAAATAACACTTTAGCCCCTTTTGTGTTCTTGTTGCAGTGCTTGTTCTTCATCGCGCTGTATGTAGTTATTTAA